Proteins encoded by one window of Microplitis demolitor isolate Queensland-Clemson2020A chromosome 6, iyMicDemo2.1a, whole genome shotgun sequence:
- the LOC128668130 gene encoding uncharacterized protein LOC128668130, with translation MTSDEERHERGKANGASAGMTKRRRGRPRKFKSTNSASKRDYGTDWCRAGFQLARTPARNSRGSLQVEKDSNEEAKELDIIETINDRKDKQKDEVGKKTREQATQTGMSNWSQKQEMKDSEKNSEEKMWQLIAEIEDRVKTKVEELIMKSMEEIKACTRQETSKIGAQIIRSKCKEDQVEKERRHRQEIERLEKEIGKREQSIKEKDRVIKELSEKIKKEKESKTNIPNKTKATEEKKKESNTTVKVTTQRDKERVTVEEGRKEGDQE, from the exons ATGACAAGTGACGAGGAAAGACATGAGAGAGGTAAAGCGAATGGCGCAAGCGCCGGGATGACCAAGAGAAGGAGGGGAAGGCCGCGCAAATTCAAAAGTACAAATTCAGCGAGTAAAAGAGACTACG GAACAGACTGGTGCAGAGCCGGATTTCAGCTAGCGAGAACACCGGCAAGAAACAGTAGAGGAAGTCTGCAAGTTGAGAAGGACAGTAATGAAGAGGCGAAAGAGTTAGATATAATCGAGACAATCAATGATAGGAAAGACAAACAGAAAGATGAAGTGGGAAAAAAGACAAGAGAACAAGCAACGCAGACTGGAATGTCAAATTGGAGCCAAAAGCAGGAAATGAaggatagtgaaaaaaattcagaggaAAAGATGTGGCAATTGATCGCAGAGATAGAAGACAgggtaaaaacaaaagttgaagaattGATAATGAAATCAATGGAAGAAATAAAGGCATGTACAAGACAAGAAACCTCGAAGATAGGGGCCCAAATAATTAGGAGCAAATGTAAAGAAGACCAAGTGGAAAAGGAAAGAAGACACAGACAGGAAATAGAAAGATTAGAGAAGGAAATTGGTAAAAGAGAACAAAGCATAAAGGAAAAGGACAGAGTAATTAAAGAgctaagtgaaaaaataaaaaaggagaaAGAAAGTAAGACGAACATACCAAATAAGACAAAAGCAaccgaggaaaaaaaaaaggaaagcaaCACGACAGTCAAAGTCACGACACAAAGAGACAAGGAAAGAGTAACAGTGGAGGAAGGCAGGAAAGAGGGCGATCAAGAGTGA